From a single Drosophila sulfurigaster albostrigata strain 15112-1811.04 chromosome 3, ASM2355843v2, whole genome shotgun sequence genomic region:
- the LOC133841703 gene encoding potassium voltage-gated channel protein Shal isoform X3 codes for MASVAAWLPFARAAAIGWVPIATHPLPPPPMPKDRRKTDDEKLLINVSGRRFETWRNTLEKYPDTLLGSNEREFFYDEDCKEYFFDRDPDIFRHILNYYRTGKLHYPKHECLTSYDEELAFFGILPDVIGDCCYEDYRDRKRENAERLMDDKLSENGDQNLQQLTNIRQKMWRAFENPHTSTSALVFYYVTGFFIAVSVMANVVETVPCGHRPGRAGTLPCGERYKIVFFCLDTACVMIFTAEYLLRLFAAPDRCKFVRSVMSIIDVVAIMPYYIGLGITDNDDVSGAFVTLRVFRVFRIFKFSRHSQGLRILGYTLKSCASELGFLVFSLAMAIIIFATVMFYAEKNVNGTNFTSIPAAFWYTIVTMTTLGYGDMVPETIAGKIVGGVCSLSGVLVIALPVPVIVSNFSRIYHQNQRADKRKAQRKARLARIRIAKASSGAAFVSKKKAAEARWAAQESGIELDDNYRDEDIFELQHHHLLRCLEKTTDNNEP; via the exons ATGGCCTCGGTCGCCGCTTGGCTGCCCTTTGCACGGGCGGCGGCCATCGGTTGGGTGCCGATTGCTACGCATCCATTGCCACCGCCTCCCATGCCCAAGGATCGTCGCAAAACGGACGACGAGAAGCTGCTGATAAATGTCTCCGGTCGTCGGTTTGAGACCTGGCGCAATACGTTGGAAAAATACCCGGACACGTTGCTCGGGTCGAACGAACGGGAATTCTTTTACGATGAGGATTGCAAAGAGTATTTCTTTGATCGGGATCCGGACATCTTTCGGCACATACTCAACTATTATCGCACTGGGAAATTGCATTACCCGAAACACGAATGCCTCACCAGCTACGACGAGGAGCTCGCGTTCTTTGGCATCCTGCCGGACGTCATTGGGGATTGCTGCTACGAGGACTATCGCGATCGGAAGCGTGAGAATGCCGAGCGCCTGATGGACGACAAACTGTCGGAGAATGGTGATCAGAATTTACAGCAGTTAACCAACATACGCCAGAAGATGTGGCGTGCCTTTGAGAATCCACACACATCGACCAGTGCGCTGGTCTTCTACTATGTCACCGGCTTCTTCATTGCCGTCTCCGTCATGGCCAATGTGGTGGAAACAGTGCCCTGCGGCCATCGGCCCGGACGTGCCGGCACCTTGCCCTGCGGCGAACGCTACAAAATCGTATTCTTCTGCCTGGACACCGCCTGTGTGATGATCTTCACCGCCGAGTATTTGTTGCGTCTCTTTGCGGCGCCCGATCGCTGCAAGTTTGTGCGCAGCGTGATGAGCATCATCGATGTGGTGGCCATTATGCCATACTACATTGGTCTGGGCATCACGGACAATGATGATGTTAGCGGCGCCTTTGTCACGTTGCGTGTGTTCCGcgtttttcgcattttcaaaTTCTCCCGCCACTCGCAGGGTCTTCGCATCCTCGGCTATACGCTCAAGTCGTGCGCCAGTGAATTGGGCTTTCTGGTCTTCTCACTGGCCATGGCCATCATCATATTCGCCACGGTCATGTTCTATGCCGAGAAGAACGTGAATGGCACCAATTTCACATCCATACCGGCGGCCTTCTGGTACACAATTGTCACCATGACGACGTTGGG CTACGGTGATATGGTGCCGGAGACAATAGCTGGCAAAATAGTTGGTGGTGTTTGCTCGCTCAGCGGAGTGCTGGTCATCGCCTTACCTGTACCTGTTATTGTATCGAACTTCAGTAGAATTTATCACCAGAACCAGCGCGCAGACAAGCGTAAAGCGCAGCGG AAAGCACGGCTGGCGCGCATACGGATTGCCAAGGCATCATCGGGAGCTGCCTTTGTTAGCAAGAAGAAGGCGGCAGAGGCGCGCTGGGCTGCACAGGAGTCGGGCATTGAGCTGGATGATAATTATAGGGATGAGGATATCTTTGAACTGCAGCATCATCATTTGTTGCGGTGTCTTGAAAAGACAACg GACAACAACGAACcgtga
- the LOC133841703 gene encoding potassium voltage-gated channel protein Shal isoform X1 has product MASVAAWLPFARAAAIGWVPIATHPLPPPPMPKDRRKTDDEKLLINVSGRRFETWRNTLEKYPDTLLGSNEREFFYDEDCKEYFFDRDPDIFRHILNYYRTGKLHYPKHECLTSYDEELAFFGILPDVIGDCCYEDYRDRKRENAERLMDDKLSENGDQNLQQLTNIRQKMWRAFENPHTSTSALVFYYVTGFFIAVSVMANVVETVPCGHRPGRAGTLPCGERYKIVFFCLDTACVMIFTAEYLLRLFAAPDRCKFVRSVMSIIDVVAIMPYYIGLGITDNDDVSGAFVTLRVFRVFRIFKFSRHSQGLRILGYTLKSCASELGFLVFSLAMAIIIFATVMFYAEKNVNGTNFTSIPAAFWYTIVTMTTLGYGDMVPETIAGKIVGGVCSLSGVLVIALPVPVIVSNFSRIYHQNQRADKRKAQRKARLARIRIAKASSGAAFVSKKKAAEARWAAQESGIELDDNYRDEDIFELQHHHLLRCLEKTTDREFVELEIPYNGQPKRPGSPSPMASPAHSTNSAAGLLQSCCGRCCSQRYQACGKYMPAASNAQNSQNNQPMDGTYLVEASF; this is encoded by the exons ATGGCCTCGGTCGCCGCTTGGCTGCCCTTTGCACGGGCGGCGGCCATCGGTTGGGTGCCGATTGCTACGCATCCATTGCCACCGCCTCCCATGCCCAAGGATCGTCGCAAAACGGACGACGAGAAGCTGCTGATAAATGTCTCCGGTCGTCGGTTTGAGACCTGGCGCAATACGTTGGAAAAATACCCGGACACGTTGCTCGGGTCGAACGAACGGGAATTCTTTTACGATGAGGATTGCAAAGAGTATTTCTTTGATCGGGATCCGGACATCTTTCGGCACATACTCAACTATTATCGCACTGGGAAATTGCATTACCCGAAACACGAATGCCTCACCAGCTACGACGAGGAGCTCGCGTTCTTTGGCATCCTGCCGGACGTCATTGGGGATTGCTGCTACGAGGACTATCGCGATCGGAAGCGTGAGAATGCCGAGCGCCTGATGGACGACAAACTGTCGGAGAATGGTGATCAGAATTTACAGCAGTTAACCAACATACGCCAGAAGATGTGGCGTGCCTTTGAGAATCCACACACATCGACCAGTGCGCTGGTCTTCTACTATGTCACCGGCTTCTTCATTGCCGTCTCCGTCATGGCCAATGTGGTGGAAACAGTGCCCTGCGGCCATCGGCCCGGACGTGCCGGCACCTTGCCCTGCGGCGAACGCTACAAAATCGTATTCTTCTGCCTGGACACCGCCTGTGTGATGATCTTCACCGCCGAGTATTTGTTGCGTCTCTTTGCGGCGCCCGATCGCTGCAAGTTTGTGCGCAGCGTGATGAGCATCATCGATGTGGTGGCCATTATGCCATACTACATTGGTCTGGGCATCACGGACAATGATGATGTTAGCGGCGCCTTTGTCACGTTGCGTGTGTTCCGcgtttttcgcattttcaaaTTCTCCCGCCACTCGCAGGGTCTTCGCATCCTCGGCTATACGCTCAAGTCGTGCGCCAGTGAATTGGGCTTTCTGGTCTTCTCACTGGCCATGGCCATCATCATATTCGCCACGGTCATGTTCTATGCCGAGAAGAACGTGAATGGCACCAATTTCACATCCATACCGGCGGCCTTCTGGTACACAATTGTCACCATGACGACGTTGGG CTACGGTGATATGGTGCCGGAGACAATAGCTGGCAAAATAGTTGGTGGTGTTTGCTCGCTCAGCGGAGTGCTGGTCATCGCCTTACCTGTACCTGTTATTGTATCGAACTTCAGTAGAATTTATCACCAGAACCAGCGCGCAGACAAGCGTAAAGCGCAGCGG AAAGCACGGCTGGCGCGCATACGGATTGCCAAGGCATCATCGGGAGCTGCCTTTGTTAGCAAGAAGAAGGCGGCAGAGGCGCGCTGGGCTGCACAGGAGTCGGGCATTGAGCTGGATGATAATTATAGGGATGAGGATATCTTTGAACTGCAGCATCATCATTTGTTGCGGTGTCTTGAAAAGACAACg GATCGTGAATTTGTCGAGTTAGAAATACCATATAACGGCCAGCCAAAGCGACCGGGCTCGCCCTCGCCGATGGCCAGTCCCGCCCACTCGACGAACAGCGCTGCGGGTCTGTTGCAATCTTGCTGCGGACGCTGCTGTTCCCAGCGTTATCAG GCTTGTGGCAAGTATATGCCAGCTGCCAGCAATGCTCAAAATAGCCAAAACAATCAGCCAATGGATGGCACCTATCTGGTGGAGGCTTCGTTCTGA
- the LOC133841703 gene encoding potassium voltage-gated channel protein Shal isoform X4, which yields MASVAAWLPFARAAAIGWVPIATHPLPPPPMPKDRRKTDDEKLLINVSGRRFETWRNTLEKYPDTLLGSNEREFFYDEDCKEYFFDRDPDIFRHILNYYRTGKLHYPKHECLTSYDEELAFFGILPDVIGDCCYEDYRDRKRENAERLMDDKLSENGDQNLQQLTNIRQKMWRAFENPHTSTSALVFYYVTGFFIAVSVMANVVETVPCGHRPGRAGTLPCGERYKIVFFCLDTACVMIFTAEYLLRLFAAPDRCKFVRSVMSIIDVVAIMPYYIGLGITDNDDVSGAFVTLRVFRVFRIFKFSRHSQGLRILGYTLKSCASELGFLVFSLAMAIIIFATVMFYAEKNVNGTNFTSIPAAFWYTIVTMTTLGYGDMVPETIAGKIVGGVCSLSGVLVIALPVPVIVSNFSRIYHQNQRADKRKAQRKARLARIRIAKASSGAAFVSKKKAAEARWAAQESGIELDDNYRDEDIFELQHHHLLRCLEKTTM from the exons ATGGCCTCGGTCGCCGCTTGGCTGCCCTTTGCACGGGCGGCGGCCATCGGTTGGGTGCCGATTGCTACGCATCCATTGCCACCGCCTCCCATGCCCAAGGATCGTCGCAAAACGGACGACGAGAAGCTGCTGATAAATGTCTCCGGTCGTCGGTTTGAGACCTGGCGCAATACGTTGGAAAAATACCCGGACACGTTGCTCGGGTCGAACGAACGGGAATTCTTTTACGATGAGGATTGCAAAGAGTATTTCTTTGATCGGGATCCGGACATCTTTCGGCACATACTCAACTATTATCGCACTGGGAAATTGCATTACCCGAAACACGAATGCCTCACCAGCTACGACGAGGAGCTCGCGTTCTTTGGCATCCTGCCGGACGTCATTGGGGATTGCTGCTACGAGGACTATCGCGATCGGAAGCGTGAGAATGCCGAGCGCCTGATGGACGACAAACTGTCGGAGAATGGTGATCAGAATTTACAGCAGTTAACCAACATACGCCAGAAGATGTGGCGTGCCTTTGAGAATCCACACACATCGACCAGTGCGCTGGTCTTCTACTATGTCACCGGCTTCTTCATTGCCGTCTCCGTCATGGCCAATGTGGTGGAAACAGTGCCCTGCGGCCATCGGCCCGGACGTGCCGGCACCTTGCCCTGCGGCGAACGCTACAAAATCGTATTCTTCTGCCTGGACACCGCCTGTGTGATGATCTTCACCGCCGAGTATTTGTTGCGTCTCTTTGCGGCGCCCGATCGCTGCAAGTTTGTGCGCAGCGTGATGAGCATCATCGATGTGGTGGCCATTATGCCATACTACATTGGTCTGGGCATCACGGACAATGATGATGTTAGCGGCGCCTTTGTCACGTTGCGTGTGTTCCGcgtttttcgcattttcaaaTTCTCCCGCCACTCGCAGGGTCTTCGCATCCTCGGCTATACGCTCAAGTCGTGCGCCAGTGAATTGGGCTTTCTGGTCTTCTCACTGGCCATGGCCATCATCATATTCGCCACGGTCATGTTCTATGCCGAGAAGAACGTGAATGGCACCAATTTCACATCCATACCGGCGGCCTTCTGGTACACAATTGTCACCATGACGACGTTGGG CTACGGTGATATGGTGCCGGAGACAATAGCTGGCAAAATAGTTGGTGGTGTTTGCTCGCTCAGCGGAGTGCTGGTCATCGCCTTACCTGTACCTGTTATTGTATCGAACTTCAGTAGAATTTATCACCAGAACCAGCGCGCAGACAAGCGTAAAGCGCAGCGG AAAGCACGGCTGGCGCGCATACGGATTGCCAAGGCATCATCGGGAGCTGCCTTTGTTAGCAAGAAGAAGGCGGCAGAGGCGCGCTGGGCTGCACAGGAGTCGGGCATTGAGCTGGATGATAATTATAGGGATGAGGATATCTTTGAACTGCAGCATCATCATTTGTTGCGGTGTCTTGAAAAGACAACg ATGTAG
- the LOC133841703 gene encoding potassium voltage-gated channel protein Shal isoform X2 produces the protein MASVAAWLPFARAAAIGWVPIATHPLPPPPMPKDRRKTDDEKLLINVSGRRFETWRNTLEKYPDTLLGSNEREFFYDEDCKEYFFDRDPDIFRHILNYYRTGKLHYPKHECLTSYDEELAFFGILPDVIGDCCYEDYRDRKRENAERLMDDKLSENGDQNLQQLTNIRQKMWRAFENPHTSTSALVFYYVTGFFIAVSVMANVVETVPCGHRPGRAGTLPCGERYKIVFFCLDTACVMIFTAEYLLRLFAAPDRCKFVRSVMSIIDVVAIMPYYIGLGITDNDDVSGAFVTLRVFRVFRIFKFSRHSQGLRILGYTLKSCASELGFLVFSLAMAIIIFATVMFYAEKNVNGTNFTSIPAAFWYTIVTMTTLGYGDMVPETIAGKIVGGVCSLSGVLVIALPVPVIVSNFSRIYHQNQRADKRKAQRKARLARIRIAKASSGAAFVSKKKAAEARWAAQESGIELDDNYRDEDIFELQHHHLLRCLEKTTACGKYMPAASNAQNSQNNQPMDGTYLVEASF, from the exons ATGGCCTCGGTCGCCGCTTGGCTGCCCTTTGCACGGGCGGCGGCCATCGGTTGGGTGCCGATTGCTACGCATCCATTGCCACCGCCTCCCATGCCCAAGGATCGTCGCAAAACGGACGACGAGAAGCTGCTGATAAATGTCTCCGGTCGTCGGTTTGAGACCTGGCGCAATACGTTGGAAAAATACCCGGACACGTTGCTCGGGTCGAACGAACGGGAATTCTTTTACGATGAGGATTGCAAAGAGTATTTCTTTGATCGGGATCCGGACATCTTTCGGCACATACTCAACTATTATCGCACTGGGAAATTGCATTACCCGAAACACGAATGCCTCACCAGCTACGACGAGGAGCTCGCGTTCTTTGGCATCCTGCCGGACGTCATTGGGGATTGCTGCTACGAGGACTATCGCGATCGGAAGCGTGAGAATGCCGAGCGCCTGATGGACGACAAACTGTCGGAGAATGGTGATCAGAATTTACAGCAGTTAACCAACATACGCCAGAAGATGTGGCGTGCCTTTGAGAATCCACACACATCGACCAGTGCGCTGGTCTTCTACTATGTCACCGGCTTCTTCATTGCCGTCTCCGTCATGGCCAATGTGGTGGAAACAGTGCCCTGCGGCCATCGGCCCGGACGTGCCGGCACCTTGCCCTGCGGCGAACGCTACAAAATCGTATTCTTCTGCCTGGACACCGCCTGTGTGATGATCTTCACCGCCGAGTATTTGTTGCGTCTCTTTGCGGCGCCCGATCGCTGCAAGTTTGTGCGCAGCGTGATGAGCATCATCGATGTGGTGGCCATTATGCCATACTACATTGGTCTGGGCATCACGGACAATGATGATGTTAGCGGCGCCTTTGTCACGTTGCGTGTGTTCCGcgtttttcgcattttcaaaTTCTCCCGCCACTCGCAGGGTCTTCGCATCCTCGGCTATACGCTCAAGTCGTGCGCCAGTGAATTGGGCTTTCTGGTCTTCTCACTGGCCATGGCCATCATCATATTCGCCACGGTCATGTTCTATGCCGAGAAGAACGTGAATGGCACCAATTTCACATCCATACCGGCGGCCTTCTGGTACACAATTGTCACCATGACGACGTTGGG CTACGGTGATATGGTGCCGGAGACAATAGCTGGCAAAATAGTTGGTGGTGTTTGCTCGCTCAGCGGAGTGCTGGTCATCGCCTTACCTGTACCTGTTATTGTATCGAACTTCAGTAGAATTTATCACCAGAACCAGCGCGCAGACAAGCGTAAAGCGCAGCGG AAAGCACGGCTGGCGCGCATACGGATTGCCAAGGCATCATCGGGAGCTGCCTTTGTTAGCAAGAAGAAGGCGGCAGAGGCGCGCTGGGCTGCACAGGAGTCGGGCATTGAGCTGGATGATAATTATAGGGATGAGGATATCTTTGAACTGCAGCATCATCATTTGTTGCGGTGTCTTGAAAAGACAACg GCTTGTGGCAAGTATATGCCAGCTGCCAGCAATGCTCAAAATAGCCAAAACAATCAGCCAATGGATGGCACCTATCTGGTGGAGGCTTCGTTCTGA